In the genome of Thermoanaerobacterales bacterium, the window GGCGCCGGCTGGCGAGCGAGTAGCCCTCGGCGCGCCGGTAGGCCGTCACGAAGGGGCCGATCAGCCAGCTCCAGGCCGTCCCCTGGTGGTAGGCGCCGTCCCGCGCCGCCCGGTCGCCGCGGTAGTAGCCGCGGTAGTCAACGTCGCCGGGGTCGAGGCTGCGCAGGCCGTAGGTGACGTACAGTTCGCGCCACACCTTGCGCACCACCTGCCGCGTCCGGTCGCGGTCGAGCATGGTGTGGGGGAGGCTGACGGCCAGGATCTGGTTCGGCCGCACCCTGGCGTCCACGGCCCTCTCGTCCCCGACCACGTCGGCCAGCCAGCCGCCGCCGGCGTCCGCAATCCAGAAGGAGCGCAGGAAGCTTTCCCGCACCCGCTCGGGCAGGCCGGGATAAGGGTTCTCGTCCCCGTAGCGCTCGGCCAGCGCCGCCAGCACCCGCAGGGCGTTGTACCACAGGGCCTGGATCTCCACCGGCTTGCCATGCCGCGGCGTGACGACCCATTCGTCCACCTTGGCGTCCATCCAGGTGAGCTGCACGTCCGGGGCGCCGGCCCGGATCAGGCCGTCGTCGTCCATCCGAATGCCGAAGTCGGTCCCCCGGACGAACCAGGCGGCGATCCGCTTCAGCACCGGGTAGATCTCGGCGCGGACGAAGTCGTCGTCCCCGGTGTACTGCAGGTACTTGTACGCGGCCAGGAAGAACCACAGCGGCGCGTCCACCGTGTTGTAGAGCGGTTCCTCGGCGCCGACCTTGAAGGCGTTGGGCAACAGTCCCCGGCGCTCCTGGCGGGCGTAGGTGAGCAGGATCTCCCGCGCCTCGTTCCAGCGCCCGGTGACCAGGGTCAGGCCCGGCAGGGCGATCATGGTGTCCCGCGCCCAGTCGGTGAACCAGGGATAGCCGGCGATGACCGTCTTCGTCCCCGTCGACCGGCGTTCGACGATGAAGGCGTCGGCCGCCCGGACCAGGGCGCGCGCGAAGGCATCCTCGCCACCCGCGGCGGCGGTCAGCCCGGCCAGGCGCGCCTCCTCAGCCCGGAGGAGGGCCTCGCCGTCAGGCGACGGCAGCTCTTCCTCAGTGGAGGCCAGGACGGTGACCGTGGCCACGGCCCCCGGCGCTAGGGGCACCTCGAAGCGCCCCGGCACGAAGTGGTCCTCCCGGGCGGTCTCCCCGCGCTCCCGCTCGGCCGCATAGGCCATGTCGCGGTACCAGTACCCCTCCCCGGGGTGGTAGGCGCCCGCGCCGGCCACGAGGCGCAGCGCCGGAACATCATCCCGCCCCCGGATGAGGACGCCCCGTTCCAGCGGTTCCTGGCGGAAGTGGATCTCCCCCGCGGCGGTCATGTAATGGTAGCCCCGGCAGTTGACCATCGGCCGCAGGATGAGCGTGCCCGCCTCCGGCCCGTTATGGATCCGGTAGAGGATGACCGTGGTGTTGGCGCCGTGGACCATACCCACCTTCTTCACGAGAAAGAGGTCGCCGAAGCTATAGATGAAGGTCGGCAAGGGGTCGACCAGCACCCGCTGCAGGTGGACGAAGCCGAACTCGGCCAGCCCGCCGGCGGTCTCGTTGGTCGCCAGGTTGTAGAACGTCTCCCCGACACGCACCCCCTCGTCGAGCTTGGCCAGGTGCAGCGTCCGGCGGCCCGGCGGGTTGTGCGCCGCGACGAGGAGGCCATGGTAACGGCGGGTGTTGGCATTGATGAGCGTGCTCGAGGCGAAGCCGCCGAGGCCGTTGGTCACCAGCCACTCTCTTTCGATGGCCCGCTCGAAGGTGCGCCAGGCGCCCTTGCCGAAGTGCAATGCTTTCCTTCCTTTCCACCCAGACACTTATATATCCTTTCCCGCGCTCCGTCAGAACAGTGTACAGTCTAGCCTGGGTCCACCCCTCCCTTTCTATGCAACTCCAGGGCGAGGGCGACGGCGCCTATGGCACCGGAGCGCCCCTCAAGGGCCGCCGGGACGACCGCCAGCCCGTCAAGGGCGGCGGCCAGGGCCAGCCGCCGCAGGGCGGCCTCCATCCCGTCCCAGAAGAGGTGGCGGGCCTCCATCACCCCGCCCCCCAGGACGATCACGGCGGGATTCAGGAGGTTGACGACGACGGCCAGACCCCGGCCCAGGTAGGCGGCGGCCTCGGCCAGTATCCCGCGGGCCACGGGGTCGCCCGCCTCCGCCGCCCCGGTGACGGTGCGCGCCGAGACGGCCGAGGCGTCCCCACCCGCCCGGGCCAGTATCTCCGGGGCGCGCCCCGCCTCGGCCTCCTCCCGCGCCCGGCGGGCGATGGCCGTCCCG includes:
- a CDS encoding amylo-alpha-1,6-glucosidase → MHFGKGAWRTFERAIEREWLVTNGLGGFASSTLINANTRRYHGLLVAAHNPPGRRTLHLAKLDEGVRVGETFYNLATNETAGGLAEFGFVHLQRVLVDPLPTFIYSFGDLFLVKKVGMVHGANTTVILYRIHNGPEAGTLILRPMVNCRGYHYMTAAGEIHFRQEPLERGVLIRGRDDVPALRLVAGAGAYHPGEGYWYRDMAYAAERERGETAREDHFVPGRFEVPLAPGAVATVTVLASTEEELPSPDGEALLRAEEARLAGLTAAAGGEDAFARALVRAADAFIVERRSTGTKTVIAGYPWFTDWARDTMIALPGLTLVTGRWNEAREILLTYARQERRGLLPNAFKVGAEEPLYNTVDAPLWFFLAAYKYLQYTGDDDFVRAEIYPVLKRIAAWFVRGTDFGIRMDDDGLIRAGAPDVQLTWMDAKVDEWVVTPRHGKPVEIQALWYNALRVLAALAERYGDENPYPGLPERVRESFLRSFWIADAGGGWLADVVGDERAVDARVRPNQILAVSLPHTMLDRDRTRQVVRKVWRELYVTYGLRSLDPGDVDYRGYYRGDRAARDGAYHQGTAWSWLIGPFVTAYRRAEGYSLASRRRAAAFLAPFEDHLRDHGIGYISEIFDGNEPAAPRGCIAQAWGVAEILRAYVEDVLERGSETLSKTHGATVKGVKLENH